The sequence ACTTGCCTCGCTTTCAGACGGTTGATGATGTGTCTTGGAATGCCAATTCAAGCGGCGTCTGTAGTTGGGAGGGACAACAATAATAGCTATGGATTAaagtaaaaaaattatttgttccTTCCTCACCTTGATGAAAATCGCAATTCACAGATCGGGCATTCGTGTTTATTCAAAACGTGGACAGTCAATGTGTGGGTCTGCAATCTACTTTTTAGATGGAATTGTTTGGGACAACGACTGCATTGAAAAGTTGCACTGCCGTTTACCGCAGGAGATTTTTCCTGGCTGTCACGACTTGAGCCATGCGATTCCATATGATTGAGCATGCGTTCactagaaataataaaaaaaataagtaaatttGTACATAGAGAGGAAAATATCGTCCACACAGCTTTCGTCGCCAGCCAGAAAGTCCATATACCCGATTGATAAATGTGCTGACTAACAAAAATGCCTTGGTACTGTTGTTGTTGATGTTATTGGCTCATACAGTCTGGCTTTTCCTCGTGCTGGCTGTATGCGTTGATAGTACCCATCATGTGTACGTTAGCTGCTGCATAGAAAACTGAGTTTTGCACAACTTGGCAATGTCTGTGTTTATTCATTTTGGTTTTATCGAGCATGCAGATAAAGTTAGGAAAGTTGTATGGAACTGGCAAATACTACATTTAATCAAGTTGTCTAATCTCGATTGCATAATGGGTCATCCATTCTAGGACTAAACAACATTTTCTTCTAATATTCGATATGAAAAATGTCATCAAGATAACTGATACAGTACCAAAGACGAATCCACTTCAAAAAATCACAACGGGGGTTCCTCTACATGTGTACAGTAAATTTTCTATAACTCGAGGAAATTTATAGCTTGTTGCAAATTCTAACAATTCTAATTAGGTTCTTCATccttttttgttaaattttacCATTATTAAGTAATACCCTCCCTTACTCAAACTTCCCTTGAATACCGAATAAGCAAGAGTTCACTGTATCATTCTTTAAGCTCAGTTACCCGCCTTTTTAGTCTAAAAGAAGCCATTATTGTGTACACACGCGTATTAGAAGTCTTGATTTAATATCAGAAAGGCGCCCAAGAAACCGTCGTTTACCAGGACTGGACCCTATACCAGGTAGGTACAGTGAACATATTTACTACAAAAAGTATCCAATATCTAAACACAATGTAGGGTAAATTAGTCATAGCCATACTCAACAATGAAAAGTCGAATATTTAGTTGATTCATTTTCAAATGCAGTTAGAATGTTGGTCAAGATTGCAAATTAACAGCCTGTCAGACTATTTTTTACCACCTACCGCTTTGAATACAACCTTCCGCAAATATTGCACGCATGTTCCTTCGTCCCATGGATATACTTTTTGTGGGTGAACAGCGATTCTCTGTATTTGTACTCCAGGTCGCACGAATCACATTTGAAACAAGGGGAACCGTCCGGGGATTCAATGTTTCTCTTCGGCGTTTGCACAGCTTTCGGTAGCACTTCCTTGTGATAATGCAGCATGTGGCTCTCCAAGTTATGACTGAAATTTCCCAATTTAtcaaatgcaaatccaatcacTTTGCGCAGGTAACCTACCGCCTTACAAACGATTTATCGCACCGTGGACACTGGTGTTTCTTCGGACCATGAACCCGCATGTGATCGGACAACAGCTTTTTAGATTTGCACTCCCTTCGACATATTTTGCATTGGACTGTCGACCCGTGGTTCCTCATATGTTGGTACAGCTGTTTGAATTCTTCGAACTGCTTTTTGCAAACCTCACACTGAAACTGATCGACGCTCTGCTTATCAGCGGCTTCCTGCTTCTGGTTAACTTCATGCTGAGGTTCAGCTGCCATCAATAGATCTTGAGTTTCATGGCATCGTATTCGGAACTGGTGGAACTCACCTAACTTTCTCCGACATTCAGCGCAAATGTACTGACTCAAGCGGTCATCAGCAGTCACCTTACGATACGATTCAAAGGGTGTTCAATCAAAAACAATAATGAAATTATAAAACGGACTTGCTTACCTCAATCGAGAGATAATCGTTTATCCATTGATGAAGTGCTTCTTCCTTAAATATActttccagagatttcttggccATGCACAATCGACAAATTTGGCCGGCATGTTTGGATCGTTTGGATGGCTTCATCAGTTGTTCAGGTGCTGTCCGTTTCGATTGTTTAATAGAGGTAATAATCTTATTAATTTGAATACCTTTATTGATTGTTTTGATAACAGTTTCGCTCTATCTGCCCAAGAGCCAACATTTCGCgcgtttgtttttattgttcttCTTTGACCTTTGTTTCCGCTTCAAAAccgcgcagccgaaatttttgaGCTTTTTGAGAGCTTTCTACACGGTTTAACTCATCTACCCAAAATGAAGatcaaacaactcaaaattaagttcaataATGGAATTATTGAATAATATTGACCTtcccgaatagaaaatacaatataGAATTGGGTTTTTTAGGGGTATTGAGATTATTACATATCTTAAATCTATTACAGTATTACAGTatacaaatgtatggccggactaccggggtttctctcgttaatccgactgtcaaatctatacaaatgaaccaaaacaaaatcacagcacaaatttgaaaactgacagcataatgtatttaaatgggtgttgatactttttaatccggaaaattccgaattagcgagatccg comes from Armigeres subalbatus isolate Guangzhou_Male chromosome 2, GZ_Asu_2, whole genome shotgun sequence and encodes:
- the LOC134210647 gene encoding zinc finger E-box-binding homeobox 1-like; translated protein: MKPSKRSKHAGQICRLCMAKKSLESIFKEEALHQWINDYLSIEVTADDRLSQYICAECRRKLGEFHQFRIRCHETQDLLMAAEPQHEVNQKQEAADKQSVDQFQCEVCKKQFEEFKQLYQHMRNHGSTVQCKICRRECKSKKLLSDHMRVHGPKKHQCPRCDKSFVRRHNLESHMLHYHKEVLPKAVQTPKRNIESPDGSPCFKCDSCDLEYKYRESLFTHKKYIHGTKEHACNICGRLYSKRERMLNHMESHGSSRDSQEKSPAVNGSATFQCSRCPKQFHLKSRLQTHTLTVHVLNKHECPICELRFSSRRRLNWHSKTHHQPSESEASQVVSRKQTRSITQMSNGTMKPVGKAKRSHKTNADPKPSCSELITESKQKSVSEIKQTDIVDEQFELNGKQDMVWTGQGEDVVLMFETESIKVEPYEETIS